A segment of the Lycium barbarum isolate Lr01 chromosome 7, ASM1917538v2, whole genome shotgun sequence genome:
TGGGATATGACTGAAGGCAACAGAGAGGCATTCGACCTCTTTGGCTGGTAACTATCGAAGTTCCAATACTCTCATTCTAACTGATTTTGTGTTAATAAATTGAAGGTGTCGTGTGTATAATTCTCTCAATCTTATGTTTGGTGTGTAATTTTTGCAGGATCGCGAGCAAAATGGAGTGGGGAGTTCTGTATGTTCTTGCAAGAGATCAGGATGGTTTTCTATCTAAAGAAGCAATAAGGCGATGTTTCGATGGAAGTTTGTTCGAGTATTGTGCCAAAATACAAATGGAAGCTGAAGGATGGTTGAAGGAAGAGTAAGTCCAACATATGAAAAGTAAATTGGCAAGACTATTTAGAGTATATAAAGCATTGTAATAAGCAGGGCAATAGCCTGGAATTGAACTTGTGTTTTGCCATGTCTTTTTAAGTCTTTGTACTAGAAAAATTAGGCTTGTGTAGTGTCTGAGCTTTGTAAAGCTTATCTATAAAATGAATCCACAAGTTTAAGTACTTGATTAGTATTGTGTTTACTTCTTTGGTTACTGAAGTTTGTTATGGCATGTGGCTCAGTTCCTATTGACGGTAGATTTGGTCTTTTGGTCCATGACAAGTGATCTATGGTATGTATCCCAAATAGCAACTAGCAGAGAGTTGTGTTGCCTTTATTCTTGAGGCAGATAGCATTAATAGTTCAGTTTGATaaattatttgttttattttgagCTGAGAATTTATCGGAGGAAACAGCATCTTTACCTACTTCCCAAGGTTGGGGTGGGGTAGGTCTACGTACACTGCATATATTTGGAAAAAccaacgcctcgccctttttcaTTTACCTTGTAAGGTCTGCATGCACTCTACACTCGTGATTATAGTGAGTATACTGAGTATGTTGTTTAGTTCGCTACCTAAACCTCTTAGTTGGAATAGTTCGCTACCTAAACCTATTAGTTGGAAATTACAGTGTAAAGAAGGGTTCTAATTGAACCTTTTTGTAGAAAATTCTAAACAACAGAGAATAATTTGCTTGTTGGAAATTTCTAAATGTTGAGCCCCcaaccacccaaaaaaaaaaaattccttatagtgaattttataattttatattCTTCTTAGACATATTGAAGATTGTAGAAAGTTAAAAGTACAAAATCTTTATAAAAATGAAGAAGATGGAAGATTATCCACTTTTAACGGTAGAAATATATTAGAACTTTTAATTAAATTGCTCAAGTCTTTGTATTAGtactttaaattttttataacatTCTTTTAGATAATGTATTGCAAAAAGATGGCTAACAATTTAATAACTTAAATTAATTCGTCTCACTATAAATAATAATTTTACTAGCCATCATGGGGCGGTTATTTTTATTATAGAGCGATTTAAAATTGATTCAAGTGATACGTTCGAGACGAGATGAGTTCTGCAATTCTTTTGAGTCTCCCTTTAAAAAAGTTTGTTTATTGTTGTAGTCAAGAACGCAAATGTTGTAAAAAGAAGTTCATATATAATTAACATGACTAGAACAGATACAAACACaacttttcttcaagttgacagaCTTATCAAAGCTATAATAAAAATGCAAGAGATTTGACAAAGTGTCAACTTATGTTAGTACAGATTTACAAAATTTACATGTCCTCACTGTGAAGTTCATTGAATAATTACTGCCAACTTTGTGTTAGTACAGatttacaaaatatatatacatgtcctCACTGTGAAGTTCCATTGAATTATTAATAAACTTCAATGTTGAAATGACCCCATTATTCCCTTTATTGGGACACTCAATTTGAAACAGGATCTTGCTACTGGAAAACTAAGCAAGTGTAAAAAGCTGCCTGATGAAATCCAAGATTGGTGGATGAAGCAGTTGCTATTGAAGTTATTTACACCAATAGGCATATGCAAAGATACCCTATATAACTTCACCAGTTCATCTTGTTTTTTCACCACCACATGCAGTGCTGATCAaacttcaaccaaaaaaaaaaaaaaaacttattagcAAAAGCTTATAAAGCAATTTTGAATAAAAAGAAAACAGATTATAGTAAGTTCTTGAAAAGTACTTGTTCAGCCGCGGAATTCTTTAGTGCAACTGGCCATCTGTACAGTACAGAGGCGGGCAAATATCATAGGGACTGCTAGATGAGTGGCAATTGGAAGTGAAAATCCGACCATTATGAGTGACATTAACATTATTATCATGTCCTGAAGAAGCAATCATATTAGGATCTTGATGATATGTAAAATTGAGTTTTACATCTTCATTTGTGACCTCTTCATGTGTACCACAAGAATTTGTCTTAGTACTAGCCTCTCCAAATTCATCATTCTTTGCAAATCTTCCCCTCACCCTTGGCCTACTGTCTGCTAGTGTTTTCCTGCATGCATACTGCAAAATTTGGCTCCCATAATCAGACTAGATAGAAATTGCAGATCGCCAAAACATTTCAAGAAGGTTGAAAGTCACGTCACATATGCTGACAGTGTAAATAATGTATACACTACACTATCAGTCAAATTTGACAGATTATAGCAAGTTCCCGCTCTTTTTTCCACGTTACACTATTAGAACTGATTTGCATTATCAGTGCACAGAACTTAAATGTAGCGCTATCGCCAAGAAGGAAATTTTAACCAACGGACCTTGATTTTCTTGCTGAAATTCCTTTCATTTCGTTTCTTCATGTATCTATGAATCTTCTCCCTCCTCTGCTCCGGTGTGCACTTGACAGGTTTGTTGTAGGTAGTATCTTCCAAACTTGTTATGTCTGATACCAAAGGGTTAGAACATCCAGTAGCACTAACCAAATGTTGACTCTCATTGCTCAGTGCCTTCACAATTGAAATTTTAAATCAAAAACATGATCATAATGACGTTACGGCCTTTAAGAATTAGAACTATTTTTTGCCACATTAAAGTAACTGAACTTACCTGAAGCTCGTTGGAACAGTTAAAAACTCTTGGCAAGGCATCAGGGCAGAATAATCTACCACTATCTCCTTGAAAATCCAATTCTTGTACTGGTGGAAACTCTGTTCCGAAAAACAAGCCACCTCCAGCATTGGCAGCAGCAGCAAGTATTGCTGAAGATTCAACATTAGGCATGGTGGTATTTGAGTTTAAAGGTAAGTAATTTGAAAGTGTAGGATCAAGAAGGGgacaagaaggagaagaagatgtAGGAACACGCATGTAAGAAGGTACAGATGACAAAGGTTCTTCGTCGTAGATATGTCCTAATGGAGGCCCCATAAATGGAATTATAGGAGGTTGATCAGGATGATACTGATGATGAGGCTGCAAGGATCCATCCGAAATATCGTTCATTTTTATTTGTTGATTGTTGAGAGAATTAATGTCGAATAAGTCCTGTTGAGGTTGAAGTAAATGGTGTGGGATTGAGAAGTTTGCATCTTGTGTGAACTCTATTGAAGCAGAAATATCATTGTTAATTTGATCTTCTTGAGTATCAAATATTATCGAGAAatcattgttgttgttgctaatattgttgttgtcgtcgttgttgttgttgttggttcttGAAGGGCTAATATTATTGGTTTCTTCATTCTTCTCAATAGTGTTATTGAACTTGTTCATTTCAAGATTGTTTGAATATGAACTTTGTTCCTCATAGCTGCAACAATTTGAGCTAGAAGCAACATCTGAATTCTGTACATTTGGAAAGAATTCAGACTCACAGAAATTTAGAATTTGATCACTAAGGGGGCTTGACATCTcttcctgcaaaaaaaaaaaaaaaaaaaacacaatttaGCTTCTGTCACAATCTTACATCTCATTTTCTTTAGCTACAAAAGAACTTTTGCAGCATCTCTCTTCTATCTTTTTTTTCATGACAGAATAGAATCAAACTCTTACGTATTTTAGCTAGTAATCGATTGTCTTTTCCCGTCTAAAGTGCATGAATGTGGTGCTATTTCCGATATAATAGAACACCAgagatgcctaacaccttccccttCTAAAGTCGATCTAAAAGACATAAATTATCAAACATGAAAAAATACATGTATTTGTGCTCCTTATGACCTGTCGAATCCAAAAAAACAAAGTATGCAAATGAAAACAAGAATTGAATAGCAAAAAGGCAAAGAATATGGAAGGTCATGGCATTTTGATACTCCAAATTTAGACAAGCAATGGGAACTTTAGTAGCACTACTATCCATTACTCTCTGCATTAAAGTTCAGGAATCATTTTAAGCAATATTCTTGAAAAGCTAAATATTCTTATGTAATCCAAAATGGAAATCAATTTAGAAAGAGGACTAACATTGGTAAATCATAATACTAATTTTAAGTAacttgaaagaaaagaaaaaatagaatCTTATCTCAGATAAACAATTGTTAGGTTgaattaattaatgaaaaatTGAAAAAGGAACAAGAAAAGAATTTAATAATCTAATTTAAGATCTCAAATAAACTCATCGATAAACAAAAAATATTAGAGCTAATTAAAATAAGATATGTACAATGGAAAGCTGATGTTCTTGAAGATTAACCATGTTCTGGAATATTGTTCTTCTTGTTCTTGTGGAAAGaatcaatttttatatttttatgttttgaaaaAGTTGTATTTTTTGGATTATAAATCAACCCCATGAACTGATCAAAGGACTAGGCAAAGAACAATGAAAAACATTGTTTTTATGAAACTGTGATTGCCATTTTTCATCTTACCTTAACAAAATGCAAGTTGTGAACCAATGGAAGAGAGAATTCCATGCAAGAAAAtaggagagaaagaaagagagagaagtTAGAAAAATAGAGAGATTTGGTTTGAGGAGAAGGGGGATAATATGAAGAATTTTTTTATTGGGAGGGGGGGTGGGGTGTTGGAGGGGGTGGGGTATGTCATATGTGGGAAATAACTAGAAATAGAAGTTAGTTATATAGGTACATGTCTGACCGTACAATGGAGTTACAACTAGGTTGACGCTGGGCCAGTCAGTTTGTGGAGCATTTCATGGTTCTGTGACACGTGGAAGCATGTAATTTGATGACTTTTATGTCAAGTAATTGTACTTTG
Coding sequences within it:
- the LOC132602628 gene encoding two-component response regulator-like PRR95 isoform X2; translation: MSSPLSDQILNFCESEFFPNVQNSDVASSSNCCSYEEQSSYSNNLEMNKFNNTIEKNEETNNISPSRTNNNNNDDNNNISNNNNDFSIIFDTQEDQINNDISASIEFTQDANFSIPHHLLQPQQDLFDINSLNNQQIKMNDISDGSLQPHHQYHPDQPPIIPFMGPPLGHIYDEEPLSSVPSYMRVPTSSSPSCPLLDPTLSNYLPLNSNTTMPNVESSAILAAAANAGGGLFFGTEFPPVQELDFQGDSGRLFCPDALPRVFNCSNELQALSNESQHLVSATGCSNPLVSDITSLEDTTYNKPVKCTPEQRREKIHRYMKKRNERNFSKKIKYACRKTLADSRPRVRGRFAKNDEFGEASTKTNSCGTHEEVTNEDVKLNFTYHQDPNMIASSGHDNNVNVTHNGRIFTSNCHSSSSPYDICPPLYCTDGQLH
- the LOC132602628 gene encoding uncharacterized protein LOC132602628 isoform X1; amino-acid sequence: MEFSLPLVHNLHFVKEEMSSPLSDQILNFCESEFFPNVQNSDVASSSNCCSYEEQSSYSNNLEMNKFNNTIEKNEETNNISPSRTNNNNNDDNNNISNNNNDFSIIFDTQEDQINNDISASIEFTQDANFSIPHHLLQPQQDLFDINSLNNQQIKMNDISDGSLQPHHQYHPDQPPIIPFMGPPLGHIYDEEPLSSVPSYMRVPTSSSPSCPLLDPTLSNYLPLNSNTTMPNVESSAILAAAANAGGGLFFGTEFPPVQELDFQGDSGRLFCPDALPRVFNCSNELQALSNESQHLVSATGCSNPLVSDITSLEDTTYNKPVKCTPEQRREKIHRYMKKRNERNFSKKIKYACRKTLADSRPRVRGRFAKNDEFGEASTKTNSCGTHEEVTNEDVKLNFTYHQDPNMIASSGHDNNVNVTHNGRIFTSNCHSSSSPYDICPPLYCTDGQLH